From the genome of Streptomyces sp. NBC_01341, one region includes:
- a CDS encoding DUF6411 family protein: protein MVVVGIVAVCVVLAVLAFFVPRLSRHPERGTQRTLGLGSRAGGKAPGVLGRIFSKPFRSSSKAVGHSGSAGRRARGRMPF from the coding sequence ATGGTGGTAGTCGGCATCGTTGCCGTATGCGTCGTCCTGGCCGTCCTGGCCTTCTTCGTCCCGCGGCTGTCCCGTCACCCGGAACGCGGTACGCAGCGCACCCTGGGACTTGGATCGCGTGCGGGCGGCAAGGCCCCCGGCGTGCTCGGCCGGATCTTCAGCAAGCCCTTCCGCAGCAGTTCCAAGGCCGTCGGCCACAGCGGCTCGGCCGGTCGCCGCGCCCGGGGCCGTATGCCCTTCTGA
- a CDS encoding phytoene desaturase family protein, protein MPDAVVIGAGPNGLVAANLLADAGWSVEVLEAQPEPGGAVRSDRGVHADYVSDVFSSFYPLAAASPILADLELQREGLRWVHAPRVLAHPLRDGRCAVLERRCADTAAGLDALTPGDGESWLGLHDVWNRLGPDIVGALFTPFPPVRSVARLAVRLRAAGGLRLARSLVLPVRRLGDEEFSGEAGKLLLAGNALHADLAPEAAGSGGYGWLMSMLGQTYGFPVPAGGAGALTRALVSRLERRGGAVRCGERVTRVLVRGGRAVGVRISGGEDVPASRAVIAGVSAPALYEELVEPQHLPARVLADLRRFQWDFATFKVDWALDGPVPWTAHEASGAGTVHLADGVNGLTRFAAQISMGQVPDRPFLLFGQMTTADPTRSPMGTESAWAYTHVPHRIGGDAGDDGLTGLWDRREREAMGDRIEAEVERWAPGFRSRVVARRLLAPPTLQNLDANLRGGAINGGTASMHQQLVFRPTPGAGRPETPVKGLYLASASAHPGGGVHGAPGANAAHAALRAGFPADLISRAQRALGRRSRKGAPEDGIGA, encoded by the coding sequence GTGCCGGACGCAGTGGTGATCGGGGCGGGTCCCAACGGCCTGGTCGCGGCGAACCTGCTGGCAGACGCCGGCTGGAGCGTGGAGGTTCTGGAGGCGCAGCCGGAACCGGGCGGAGCGGTCCGCAGCGATCGCGGGGTGCATGCCGACTACGTGAGCGACGTGTTCAGCTCGTTCTACCCCCTGGCTGCCGCCTCCCCGATCCTGGCGGATCTGGAGCTCCAGCGGGAAGGGCTGCGGTGGGTCCACGCGCCGCGCGTGCTCGCACACCCCCTGCGGGACGGCCGGTGCGCGGTCCTGGAGCGCCGGTGCGCGGACACCGCCGCGGGGCTGGACGCGCTGACCCCGGGTGACGGGGAGTCCTGGCTCGGCCTGCACGACGTGTGGAACCGCCTCGGCCCGGACATCGTTGGAGCCCTGTTCACGCCGTTCCCGCCCGTCAGGTCCGTGGCCCGGCTCGCGGTTCGGCTGCGGGCGGCGGGGGGACTGCGGCTGGCCAGGTCTCTGGTGCTGCCCGTGCGACGACTGGGCGACGAGGAGTTCAGCGGCGAGGCCGGGAAGCTGCTTCTGGCCGGCAACGCGCTGCACGCCGATCTCGCGCCGGAGGCGGCGGGGAGCGGCGGTTACGGCTGGCTCATGTCGATGCTGGGCCAGACCTACGGCTTCCCCGTACCGGCCGGTGGTGCCGGGGCACTCACGCGGGCCCTGGTCAGCCGGCTGGAGCGGCGTGGCGGTGCGGTGCGCTGCGGGGAGCGGGTGACACGTGTGCTGGTGCGTGGGGGCAGGGCTGTGGGGGTCCGGATTTCAGGAGGCGAGGACGTGCCCGCGTCCCGTGCGGTGATCGCCGGCGTTTCGGCTCCGGCACTGTACGAAGAGCTGGTCGAACCGCAGCACCTGCCTGCCCGGGTGCTGGCCGACCTGCGGCGCTTCCAGTGGGACTTCGCCACGTTCAAGGTCGACTGGGCGCTGGACGGGCCCGTGCCATGGACCGCTCACGAAGCATCAGGTGCGGGCACGGTGCACCTGGCCGACGGCGTGAACGGCCTCACGAGGTTCGCCGCGCAGATCAGCATGGGGCAGGTCCCCGACCGCCCCTTCCTGCTGTTCGGCCAGATGACCACCGCCGACCCGACCCGCTCGCCCATGGGCACGGAGTCGGCCTGGGCCTACACCCACGTGCCGCACCGGATCGGAGGGGACGCGGGGGACGACGGACTGACCGGCCTCTGGGACCGCCGGGAGCGGGAAGCCATGGGCGACCGGATCGAGGCCGAGGTGGAACGGTGGGCACCGGGATTCCGCTCCCGCGTCGTGGCCCGCCGGCTGCTGGCGCCGCCCACCCTGCAGAACCTCGACGCCAACCTGCGCGGGGGCGCGATCAACGGCGGTACGGCATCGATGCACCAGCAGCTGGTCTTCCGGCCCACGCCGGGCGCGGGCAGACCGGAGACCCCGGTCAAGGGCCTCTACCTCGCGTCGGCCTCCGCCCACCCCGGTGGTGGTGTGCACGGGGCACCGGGGGCGAACGCGGCCCACGCCGCGCTCCGCGCCGGATTCCCCGCCGACCTCATCAGCCGGGCACAGCGCGCACTCGGCCGCAGGAGCAGGAAAGGCGCCCCGGAGGACGGCATCGGCGCCTGA
- a CDS encoding SDR family oxidoreductase, with product MTGTDRPLHDRVAVVTGAARGLGAGMARELARRGARVALLGREEATLAEVRDTIPGGARCWEVDITDDARMGQVADEVRDRLGPASIVVANAGLAEGGPFGESDPATWRRVIEVNLTGSAITARAFLPQLRATGGYYLQVASLASIGAAPMMSAYCASKAGVESFAHSLRAELAHEGVGVGIAYLNWTDTDMIRGADEHPVLRELRAHMPRPARRVYPVEYVAGRLVRAVENRRAAVYAPAWLRATQVVRAAMPPVVTALSKREIPRLQRETSFEGTGLLGAGGRADLDGRA from the coding sequence GTGACCGGCACAGATCGTCCTCTGCACGACCGCGTCGCCGTCGTCACCGGTGCGGCGAGGGGCCTGGGCGCGGGCATGGCACGGGAACTGGCGCGGCGAGGCGCCAGAGTTGCCCTGCTCGGCCGGGAGGAAGCCACGCTGGCCGAGGTGCGGGACACGATTCCCGGAGGAGCCCGGTGCTGGGAGGTGGATATCACCGACGACGCCCGGATGGGCCAGGTCGCCGACGAGGTCAGGGATCGCCTGGGGCCCGCCTCGATCGTCGTCGCGAACGCGGGACTGGCGGAGGGCGGCCCCTTCGGCGAGTCCGATCCGGCGACCTGGCGGCGCGTGATCGAGGTCAATCTGACCGGCAGCGCGATCACCGCCCGAGCGTTCCTGCCCCAGCTGCGGGCCACCGGGGGGTATTACCTGCAGGTCGCCTCCCTCGCCTCCATCGGTGCGGCACCCATGATGAGCGCGTACTGCGCCTCCAAGGCCGGCGTGGAGTCGTTCGCCCATTCGCTGCGCGCCGAGCTGGCCCATGAGGGCGTCGGCGTGGGAATCGCCTATCTGAACTGGACGGACACGGACATGATCCGCGGCGCGGACGAACACCCGGTGCTGCGGGAACTGCGCGCGCACATGCCCAGGCCCGCACGCAGGGTCTACCCGGTCGAGTACGTGGCCGGGCGGCTGGTGCGCGCCGTCGAGAACCGCCGAGCCGCCGTGTACGCCCCCGCGTGGCTGCGCGCCACCCAAGTCGTGCGCGCCGCCATGCCGCCGGTCGTCACAGCGCTGTCCAAGCGCGAGATCCCCCGGCTGCAGCGGGAGACGTCCTTCGAGGGAACGGGACTCCTCGGCGCCGGCGGCCGGGCGGACCTCGACGGCCGGGCGTGA
- a CDS encoding alcohol dehydrogenase catalytic domain-containing protein, with the protein MRALTWQGKRDVRVETVPDPRIEDPTDIIVRITSTGICGSDLHLYEVLGPYLDPGDILGHEPMGIVEEIGPEVTSLVPGDRVVIPFNNSCGHCFMCDRGLQSQCETTQVRARGMGAALFGYTKLYGQVPGGQAELLRVPFGNSLPIKVPHGPADDRFVYLSDVLPTAWQAVEYASVPPGGTVTVLGLGPIGAMAARIALHRGAGMVVGVDLVPERLARSEADGVKCLDLRRHGRELGDVIRDLTEGRGTDAVIDAVGMEAHGAPVAKAAHWAVGLLPDAVGERLMETMGVDRLAAFRAAVDIVRRGGTVSVSGVYGGAADPLPMLTMFDKQLQFRMGQANVKHWVDDILPLLSDEDPLGVDTFATHRLPLEAGPEAYRTFQDKRDGMIKTLLVP; encoded by the coding sequence ATGCGCGCACTGACGTGGCAGGGCAAGAGGGACGTGCGGGTGGAGACCGTCCCGGACCCGAGGATCGAGGATCCGACCGACATCATCGTCCGGATCACGTCCACCGGTATCTGCGGCTCGGATCTGCACCTGTACGAGGTCCTGGGCCCCTACCTCGACCCCGGCGACATCCTCGGCCACGAACCGATGGGCATCGTGGAGGAGATCGGCCCGGAGGTGACCTCCCTGGTCCCCGGAGACCGGGTGGTGATTCCCTTCAACAACTCCTGCGGGCACTGCTTCATGTGCGACCGGGGCCTGCAGTCACAGTGCGAGACCACGCAGGTCCGCGCTCGTGGGATGGGCGCCGCCCTCTTCGGCTACACCAAGCTCTACGGCCAGGTGCCCGGTGGACAGGCCGAGCTCCTGCGCGTGCCGTTCGGGAACAGTCTGCCGATCAAGGTGCCCCACGGGCCCGCGGACGACCGGTTCGTCTACCTGTCGGACGTGCTGCCCACCGCGTGGCAGGCCGTGGAGTACGCGTCGGTCCCGCCCGGCGGGACGGTGACCGTCCTGGGGCTCGGACCCATCGGCGCGATGGCGGCCCGCATCGCCCTGCACCGCGGCGCCGGCATGGTGGTCGGCGTCGACCTCGTCCCCGAGCGCCTGGCGCGTTCCGAGGCGGACGGTGTGAAGTGCCTCGACCTGCGCCGGCACGGCAGGGAGCTCGGCGATGTCATCCGGGATCTGACGGAAGGTCGTGGAACGGACGCGGTGATCGACGCGGTGGGCATGGAGGCACACGGGGCTCCCGTCGCGAAGGCCGCTCACTGGGCGGTGGGGCTGTTGCCCGATGCCGTGGGCGAGCGCCTCATGGAGACCATGGGGGTCGACCGGCTGGCCGCGTTCCGGGCGGCGGTCGACATCGTGCGGCGCGGTGGCACCGTCTCGGTCTCCGGCGTGTACGGAGGGGCGGCCGACCCGCTGCCGATGCTGACCATGTTCGACAAGCAGCTCCAGTTCAGGATGGGACAGGCCAACGTCAAGCACTGGGTCGACGACATCCTGCCGCTGCTGAGCGACGAGGACCCGCTGGGCGTCGACACCTTCGCGACGCACCGGCTGCCGCTCGAAGCGGGCCCGGAGGCGTACAGGACCTTCCAGGACAAGCGGGACGGGATGATCAAGACGCTGCTGGTTCCCTGA
- a CDS encoding dihydrolipoyl dehydrogenase family protein has translation MTDDDVAKSIEYDVVVIGAGPVGENVADRTRAAGLSTAVIEAELIGGECSYWACMPSKALLRPIVARADARRVPGLSGAVQGPLDADAVLAHRDETAAHWKDDGQLAWLESIGADVYRGTGRLTGARQVSVTAPDGSVRHLGARHAVAVCTGSRAVVPALPGIEDVRPWTSREATSAKKVPGRLVVVGGGVVGVEMATVWQGLGTQVTMLIRGERLLPKMEPFAGELVAGSLTEAGVRIMTGVSATEVRGRGHDGPVTVELDNGERLETDEILFATGRAPRTDDLGTGTVGIEPGSWLTVDDSCRVAGSDWLYAVGDVNHRALLTHQGKYQARIAGAAIAARAQETPLLETDRWGAHAATADHSAVPQVVFTDPEAASVGLTLAEAEAAGHRVRAVDYDLASVAGSGLYADGYTGRARMVVDLDRGILLGVTFVGPGIGELLHSATVAVAGEVPIERLWHAVPAYPTISEIWLRLLETFRG, from the coding sequence ATGACTGATGATGATGTTGCGAAGAGCATCGAATACGACGTCGTGGTCATCGGGGCGGGCCCCGTGGGGGAGAACGTGGCGGACCGCACCCGGGCCGCCGGACTCAGTACCGCCGTGATCGAGGCCGAGTTGATCGGCGGCGAGTGCTCGTACTGGGCCTGTATGCCCAGCAAGGCCCTGCTGCGGCCGATCGTGGCACGCGCCGACGCGCGCCGGGTGCCCGGGCTGAGCGGAGCGGTGCAGGGCCCGCTCGACGCGGACGCCGTCCTCGCGCACCGCGACGAGACGGCAGCGCACTGGAAGGACGACGGCCAGCTCGCATGGCTGGAATCCATCGGCGCGGACGTCTACCGCGGCACGGGCAGGCTGACCGGTGCCCGTCAGGTCTCCGTCACCGCCCCGGACGGGTCGGTGCGGCACCTCGGCGCGCGGCACGCCGTGGCCGTCTGCACCGGCAGCCGGGCCGTCGTCCCCGCTCTCCCGGGTATCGAGGACGTCCGGCCGTGGACAAGCCGCGAGGCGACCAGCGCGAAGAAGGTGCCCGGCCGGCTCGTCGTCGTGGGCGGGGGAGTGGTCGGCGTGGAGATGGCCACCGTCTGGCAGGGACTCGGTACCCAGGTCACGATGCTGATCCGCGGTGAACGGCTGCTGCCGAAGATGGAACCTTTCGCGGGTGAACTCGTCGCCGGCTCCCTGACCGAGGCCGGTGTCCGGATCATGACGGGGGTGTCGGCCACCGAAGTGCGGGGGAGGGGCCACGACGGTCCCGTCACCGTCGAACTCGACAACGGGGAGAGGCTGGAGACCGACGAGATCCTTTTCGCCACCGGCCGCGCCCCTCGCACCGACGACCTGGGCACCGGCACGGTGGGGATCGAGCCCGGCTCCTGGCTGACGGTCGACGACAGCTGCCGGGTGGCGGGCAGCGACTGGCTGTACGCGGTCGGCGACGTCAACCACCGCGCCCTGCTCACCCATCAGGGCAAGTACCAGGCACGCATCGCCGGAGCCGCGATCGCCGCCCGCGCGCAGGAGACACCCCTGCTGGAGACGGACCGCTGGGGGGCGCACGCGGCCACGGCCGACCACTCGGCCGTGCCCCAGGTCGTGTTCACCGACCCGGAGGCGGCGTCGGTCGGCCTCACCCTCGCCGAGGCGGAGGCGGCGGGCCACCGGGTCCGCGCCGTCGACTACGACCTGGCCTCCGTCGCCGGATCGGGTCTGTACGCCGACGGCTACACGGGCCGGGCCAGGATGGTCGTCGACCTCGACCGCGGGATCCTGCTCGGTGTGACCTTCGTGGGACCCGGCATCGGGGAACTGCTGCACTCCGCGACGGTCGCCGTCGCGGGCGAGGTTCCCATCGAACGCCTGTGGCACGCGGTGCCCGCCTACCCGACGATCAGCGAGATCTGGCTCAGGCTGCTGGAGACGTTCCGGGGCTGA
- the trxA gene encoding thioredoxin, which produces MSTVELTKENFDQVVSDNEFLLIDFWASWCGPCRQFAPVYDSASERHPDLVFAKVDTEAQQELAAAFEIRSIPTLMIVRDNVAVFSQPGALPEAALEDVIGQARNLDMDEVRKSVEEQKQAQQQEQQ; this is translated from the coding sequence ATGAGCACCGTAGAGCTCACCAAGGAAAACTTCGATCAGGTCGTGAGCGACAACGAATTTCTGCTGATCGACTTCTGGGCTTCCTGGTGTGGTCCGTGTCGGCAGTTCGCGCCGGTCTACGACTCGGCTTCCGAGCGCCACCCCGACCTGGTCTTCGCCAAGGTCGACACGGAGGCGCAGCAGGAGCTGGCAGCGGCCTTCGAGATCCGTTCCATCCCCACGCTGATGATCGTCCGCGACAACGTCGCGGTCTTCTCCCAGCCCGGTGCCCTTCCCGAGGCCGCCCTGGAGGACGTCATCGGGCAGGCGCGCAACCTGGACATGGACGAGGTGCGCAAGTCCGTGGAGGAGCAGAAGCAGGCACAGCAGCAGGAGCAGCAGTAG
- a CDS encoding glycosyl hydrolase family 18 protein: MLTSSVLPRLARAVTATGLLTAALLQAVPVAASAPPPPATSTSGSASGPAGGSAEPAARTVSGWLPYWDQEGAYQDALLHAGQLHTVSPFWYQAISAGRIDSHPGAGERRVIDGLHRAGIKVVPTVMETMKSGALAAILTSPARRTEHADALMRTAATRDYDGLDLDYESIATTGDATYASVRDGFTALAADLCARLHTLAKECVITVFPRTATTGRIWDYAALGRVADRIRIMGYNLHWSGGDPGPLADTRWYDDILTRATAVVPAGRLEMGLPAYGWDWPADSASTAPTKHVTWKQAEALRAEQGAPYRLDAVSGTPYFTYDDGDEPREVWYQDALGVATHLPVLRKHGVTNTALWALNFEDPGIWPVLAGR, encoded by the coding sequence ATGCTCACCTCTTCCGTCCTCCCGCGGCTCGCCCGCGCCGTCACCGCGACCGGGCTCCTGACGGCGGCCCTGCTGCAGGCGGTTCCTGTCGCCGCGTCAGCGCCGCCACCCCCCGCGACCTCGACCTCCGGTTCAGCTTCAGGGCCGGCCGGTGGATCCGCCGAGCCCGCGGCCCGTACGGTGTCCGGATGGCTTCCCTACTGGGACCAGGAGGGCGCCTACCAGGACGCCCTGCTCCATGCCGGTCAACTGCACACCGTCAGTCCCTTTTGGTACCAGGCGATTTCCGCCGGCCGGATCGACTCCCACCCGGGCGCCGGCGAGCGCCGCGTCATCGACGGACTGCACCGGGCCGGCATCAAAGTGGTCCCGACGGTCATGGAGACGATGAAGTCCGGCGCCCTGGCGGCGATCCTCACCAGCCCCGCGCGGCGCACGGAGCACGCCGACGCGCTGATGCGCACCGCCGCGACCCGCGACTACGACGGCCTCGACCTCGACTACGAATCCATCGCCACCACGGGCGACGCCACCTACGCCTCCGTGCGCGACGGGTTCACCGCCCTGGCCGCGGACCTCTGCGCCCGCCTGCACACGCTCGCCAAGGAATGCGTGATCACGGTCTTCCCCAGGACCGCGACGACCGGACGCATCTGGGACTACGCCGCCCTCGGGCGTGTCGCCGACCGGATCCGCATCATGGGCTACAACCTGCACTGGTCCGGCGGCGACCCCGGCCCGCTCGCAGACACCCGCTGGTACGACGACATCCTCACCCGTGCCACAGCCGTCGTCCCGGCCGGCAGACTGGAAATGGGGCTGCCCGCCTACGGATGGGACTGGCCCGCCGACAGCGCCAGTACGGCCCCCACGAAGCACGTCACGTGGAAGCAGGCCGAAGCACTGCGCGCCGAACAGGGCGCCCCCTACCGCCTCGACGCCGTATCGGGCACGCCGTACTTCACCTACGACGACGGCGACGAACCCCGGGAGGTCTGGTATCAGGACGCACTCGGGGTCGCCACCCACCTGCCCGTGCTGCGCAAGCACGGCGTCACCAACACGGCACTGTGGGCGCTGAACTTCGAGGACCCGGGAATCTGGCCGGTACTCGCCGGCCGCTGA
- a CDS encoding type II toxin-antitoxin system PemK/MazF family toxin codes for MTFQQANHSSDSSTDFPGRSGPNATAEADPRDTGPVRTSYAPDRDGDPDPGEIVWTWVPFEENDGRGKDRPVLVVAREAGGTLLAVQLSSKQHERDHEWVALGAGPWDSSGRPSWADLDRVLRVHEDGMRREACALDRDRFDLVAGRLRERYGWS; via the coding sequence ATGACGTTCCAGCAGGCCAACCACAGCAGCGACAGCTCGACCGACTTCCCCGGCCGCAGTGGCCCGAACGCGACGGCGGAGGCCGACCCCCGTGACACGGGGCCTGTCCGCACCTCGTACGCCCCCGACCGCGACGGCGATCCGGACCCCGGCGAGATCGTGTGGACCTGGGTGCCGTTCGAGGAGAACGACGGCCGCGGCAAGGACCGGCCCGTCCTCGTCGTGGCGCGCGAGGCGGGGGGCACGCTCCTCGCGGTGCAGCTGTCGAGCAAGCAGCACGAACGGGACCACGAATGGGTCGCGCTGGGCGCCGGCCCCTGGGACAGTTCCGGCCGGCCGTCCTGGGCCGATCTGGACCGCGTGCTGCGGGTGCACGAGGACGGGATGCGGCGCGAGGCGTGCGCTCTGGACCGGGACAGGTTCGACCTGGTCGCGGGGCGGCTGCGGGAGCGTTACGGCTGGAGCTGA
- the egtA gene encoding ergothioneine biosynthesis glutamate--cysteine ligase EgtA, whose amino-acid sequence MPPETHGRPGPPAEATPLGEEEAEDLLRGICFKTGPPRTVGVELEWLIHDREHPEAAVSPERLRAAADAVRATPLDAALTFEPGGQLELSSQPAGSLMACVDAAAADLVSVRDTLGHAGLTLSGLGVDPWHPPRRLLQEPRYAAMEAALDRSGPSGRAMMCTTASVQVCLDAGEEEPGPLGYGRRWQLAHLLGAVLVAAFANSPFREGRRSGWRSTRQALWADLDPHRSLAPQSRLGPRHAWTAHALDTPVMCIREDGAPWGVPAGLTFREWIRGGGPRPPVRADLDYHVTTLFPPVRPRGHLELRMIDAQSGTDGWLVPLAVTTALFDDPEAAETVYRTVKPLAETAGLTAAPRNPLWTAAARDGLSDPELAAAAAACFATALEALPRIGADAHVIDTVAAFDDRYTARGRCPADDLADPSHAPHGKGLVR is encoded by the coding sequence ATGCCCCCGGAAACGCACGGCCGGCCCGGCCCGCCCGCCGAGGCGACGCCCCTCGGCGAGGAGGAGGCGGAGGATCTGCTCCGCGGCATATGTTTCAAGACGGGACCGCCCCGGACGGTCGGCGTGGAGTTGGAATGGCTCATCCACGACCGTGAGCACCCCGAGGCAGCCGTTTCACCCGAGCGCCTCCGCGCCGCCGCCGACGCCGTGCGCGCCACGCCGCTGGACGCGGCGCTGACCTTCGAGCCGGGCGGCCAGCTGGAGCTCAGCTCCCAGCCCGCCGGCTCGCTGATGGCGTGTGTCGATGCCGCAGCAGCGGACCTCGTCTCCGTACGCGACACCCTGGGACACGCCGGACTGACCCTGTCCGGTCTCGGGGTCGACCCGTGGCACCCTCCGCGGCGTCTGCTCCAGGAACCCCGCTACGCGGCCATGGAAGCGGCCCTCGACCGGTCGGGGCCGTCCGGCCGGGCGATGATGTGCACCACCGCGTCGGTCCAGGTCTGCCTGGACGCCGGCGAGGAGGAGCCCGGCCCGCTCGGCTACGGGCGGCGCTGGCAGCTCGCGCACCTGCTGGGTGCCGTGCTGGTGGCGGCCTTCGCCAATTCGCCCTTCCGGGAGGGGCGGCGCAGCGGCTGGCGCTCGACCCGGCAGGCCCTGTGGGCGGATCTCGACCCCCACAGGTCGCTGGCACCGCAGAGCCGCCTCGGGCCGCGCCACGCCTGGACCGCGCACGCGCTCGACACGCCCGTGATGTGCATCCGGGAGGACGGTGCCCCGTGGGGCGTACCGGCCGGGCTGACGTTCCGGGAGTGGATCCGGGGCGGCGGACCCCGGCCCCCGGTCCGGGCGGACCTGGACTACCACGTCACGACCCTGTTCCCGCCGGTGCGCCCGCGCGGGCACCTGGAGCTGCGCATGATCGACGCCCAGTCCGGCACCGACGGCTGGCTCGTGCCGCTGGCCGTCACCACCGCCCTGTTCGACGACCCGGAGGCGGCGGAGACGGTGTACCGCACCGTGAAGCCCCTGGCCGAGACGGCGGGCCTCACGGCCGCGCCCCGCAATCCGCTCTGGACCGCCGCGGCCCGCGACGGTCTGAGCGACCCGGAACTCGCCGCGGCCGCCGCTGCCTGCTTCGCGACGGCGCTGGAGGCGCTGCCGCGGATCGGTGCCGACGCCCACGTCATCGACACGGTGGCGGCCTTCGACGACCGCTATACGGCCCGCGGCCGATGTCCGGCCGACGATCTGGCCGACCCCTCACACGCACCTCACGGAAAGGGCCTGGTCCGATGA